In Macrobrachium nipponense isolate FS-2020 chromosome 13, ASM1510439v2, whole genome shotgun sequence, the DNA window GTTGACCATCAGGGAGAAGGGGGAGAGGAGGTAGGAAGGgctggggtaggggtaggggtgagGGTGAGGGGTTGAGTGAAGTACCATCGCTTTTAATgatatggagatttttttttctttttttgcgccCCGGATCAGAGCCTCGgcgctctgctgctgctgctgccgctcaAGAGCCGCCGAGTGTTTTAACAGACATCGTCAAAGGACCGAattcttatttctttcaaatgttaCGGGTGACGCTCAGCCTGGTAAAGACAGATGCGCGGCGGCGTCAGACGCACCTGTTCTGAATACATTGAGGATTCTGCGGTCCTCTTTTTTTATTCCAAGTAGTGTAATCTGCCACTGTTTaaaaaacaatgacaaacaaCGGGGCGGAGAGAAGCGCCCCATCTGTTTGTTTTCGCAGAGTACGGGCGTACAAGTGTCGGTAAatggcgaagaaaaaaaaaactcattaaccaCTCTGACCCATTCATCACAAAATAGAGCTACAGTTATAAATAATGGTTAAGGCAAGTTATGGTGTTATCATATAATTGCATCAATGACAATTGAAATCCTAATCCAATATAACAGGAATACACAATGCAACATCTTCAAGTCAATTCAAACTTTACATAAGAATAACATTGAAATCGTCAAACTGCAGTCAGTAAATTCGTGAtgttcttgttctctctctctctctctctctctctctctctctctctctctctctctctctctctctctcatacattatgCTGTTCCCCCAAAACAGGGGACAGTACATAAATGCCTCCTCCAATAGAAGGAAATAAAGGGATTTTCTCTTCTCGAAGCAACCGGACGACATTTAAGGAAAGCCGGTGCATTTTCTCGATTCCTGAAGCAGTCGTTAAATGTCtcttacataagagagagagagagagagagagagagagagagagagagagagagagagtcaagtttttGTATGAATGTTTAGAGCATTTCAGGTCTATTGTTTAACGCTTCTACAAATTCACATTGCATTGCCAGTCGGTCGACGAAGAAAACTTATGAGTGACAGTGTCAAATGAATTCTCAGCAATTGTAGcaagatatatcataatatttccATTACATGTTTCCGTAACTAAGTGTCTCTTCGTACATACACagacctaaatatatatatatatatatatatatatatatatatatatatatatatatatatatatatatatatatatatatcacacatccacaggtgaaaaataagagactgggtgtaggtcctgaccggtttcgactttatttccttcatcgatggcttggaaataaagtcgaaaccggtcaggatctacaccctgtctcttatttttcacctgtggatatgtacgataaatgaatcacatgctaaagtgaatatatatatatatatatatatatatatatatatatatattcatatagatataattatttgtacAGTATTTTATCAAACATTCAGAATAACTACGTCTATCAAGCTGTTGCTTTACAGAGGTGAATTATTTAATGAACATCAGCGcccattcatgtgcaaggaaaGGAGAAAGGAGATGGCTCGAGAAAGACCACAGCAAAGGCACATACTGAGGAGAATTTTGTCACCATTGAaggatatcttttcaagaataaACATGGAATGAAATGAGGCCTTGTTAATCTCGCCGAAGGGTGTTATTGGTAATCCCTGGAAAACAATGGAAAATATCAGATGAGTTCTGCCCCGAGGGTGTACCGTAGTATCCAAGGACACCAGTGAATACCCTTTTCACTGGCAAATTGCACACACAGGTGTGTCCTATAAAATTTTGAATGTGTTCGACTTGTTTTTCATGATAAACTGTTATAAACAAACCAAATTAATTGGAAATACTGCAAGGACAATGCTTAGATTTTGATAGAGTTTCAACGAGAATCAGTAGAGGTTCTGTGAAAAAAGTGGTAGTATTGCAGAGTGTTGGTCTTTGCTTGCAGATTTTGATTCAACCTTTAAGATTTGGTACAAAGGGAGCGATGACTCCGTTTCCACGAATATTTAACACACCCAAGGAGAAGTTCGATAAGAGATAAAAGATATGCTATTTAAGAAAGTGCGAAGTAGTAGTGTAGAACGGATTATTGTGGAAAACAAATGTTTTCCACTCATCTTCaccatggaaagagagagagagagagagagagagagagagagagagagagagagagagagagagagagagagagagagagagagagagagagagagagactacaagtACCTGGAAAACCTAAGTGCTTATTTGTGTTCTTGGATGCAATTCAGCCAGGCTTAAGACGGCCGTTCCAGGATATTTTTCCTCTTACGTTTGGCTGCAAGTTAAACTTTGGATAATTCAACTGGATGGATTTTGAATGATCAAACTTGATAAGAAAATTTGAATATTCAATGAAGATCAATATGAATGCGTTTTATAAGCATTAATGAATACTTGGTTCCATTTGATATATTCAGAAAAATTCTCCTTAACTGAGCTGGCAGCTGTTGACAAGTGATAAACTAAAAGCTTACAAAAGAACagaattataacaatatcatagcAGTCCAGTCTGAGGAGAGGGAACGAGAGAGGTCCCCTCCAAGAGAGAAGCAAGCGAGGGTTAGCGTCGAGAGCTGGCGCCTGGGAggcgccattttctttttcctgtgTACGTGCATAACAGGCACTTGTACGCTTATGCACATGTGCAAATGCACTTCCACAGTCATCAGTCATGCCATCTATTAAGTTATCTGTCCGtgaacacttttcctttcactatCTAACTGATAATCGAGGGTGAACCTCTGTGCCAAAACTTCCACAGCCTCTTAGCAGATCCAGACACTCATTCGAATTCATCAACAGCTTTGGGTGGGATGCATTCATCTCCTATATTTTGTACGCGTTCTCGCATCTCGTGTTTAACAAAGTCCTGTCATTCCAATAACAAGCTAATTCTGTCTAGTATTTCCAGAGACTCCCTCCATTCCTCTTTCCCTCGTGAACTTCCTCCGCattgtggaaaaagaaacccacaaggttAGTGAGTACAACTTGTTAACTCGTAAGGATTTACATAGcattttacttaaaactcgagtactttcaggccttaaaTATGGCCACAGTTAGGATCTGAAAGTCCTCgatttaagtaaaatactatggaaatacaaaatactatggaaatacttacaagtaaaccttgtgggtttctttttccatcttcagaagaaaactgtaaGAAGTTTGAGTTCGGTTCTTCTGCATTAACGAATCACCTACAGAAGTCTCGGACCCATAATCTTACGCACGCTAACCTCTTCACCTTCAAGTCCTAATTCTTCCACATGAACTATAATGGAGGCGTTCATTCGTCCACTTCTCATTCAGTTCATTGCCATAAAGAAGTTggatagaaaataaaagttagaAAATGATTGCTGATGTCCCAGATTTTACATCCTAGATACTGATTCGATTCTGCAGTTTCTGCtaatcttccacttccttcaacaAGACTGACGTTCtcccgtttttctatcactcacaGCACTGATTTCATAAGTCCCATATTAATCAACCTCTTCCATTCATATTGGCGCTGACGACTGTCTTTAACTTACATTTACCACAGTAAACTTCACTTCGTTATGAAAACATGGAAAAACACTCATATTGTTCGACCTGAAATATGGCTCTTGCAAAATAAACAGAATGTCTCATACATTTAAAATTTGTCTTGTATGTCATTCGCACCACAGGAAATTAGTCAGTCTCCATATTGcctttttattcagatttttgctttgttttactgTTAACTAATCACCAACACCTACAGTTCTTTGTTTGAGCCTCAATACTGCTTATGGTTTAAGTGACGTCGATTGTAGTTAATCACGTTTAAGGGAAAGACTGACAAATGACAATTCGTCAATAATCCACCGTTGTGCTATAGGCTTGAAACTGGAGCACATCCGAAGGTTATTTCTTCATCGCTAATTGTCAGGCTTTCGGTGAAGCtcgtgaaattaaataaataaacatgaaaggCTTATAgcatatgaaaataaacatagaaatatAGGGCATTATTATTTGGAATCAAGTACATGACATAACTTTTGAAACTTGACGTAATAAACAAGACTGTTACCATATATTAtaaagacacacacagacacacacatatctatctatctatctatatacaggcatgtgtgtgtgtatatatatatatatatatatatatatatatatatatatatatatatatatatatatatatatacatatatataagtcacgGGAACCGAATAAAGTGATTTTGATGCTTACCTTTTgtctttcccaataataataataataataataataataataataataataataataataataataataataaaaaggcaaagGGGTTAACAGTAATATACGTAAGCATATACATTTATGATTTGCACTGTGTTAGAAACCAATTAAAAATAGGTCGTTTTGTAGATATGATTGACCGCCCTCCAGACGACCTGTTTTAAAGAAATGACATTCGGTTACACCTCCGGGACTCCTTAGCTGACTACAcctacaatgataataataattattataattaggaaggaggccttctctgagggcagtagcattgaatattatagctgtttcaacgtcATTTGgtttatataaaatcttttcaattcttcttattgtctttttctcatcaggatgtagctggtgtatcaggtttcctaaggatatataaagatttcagttgtcttaggtttatttcctctgacgtgtcgacagcgcacaggcagtcatctaagagagtatacaagaaagtgaattaagatacgtggtTTAGTATAATAATAGCCTTGAAAGTTATGGCTATTCCCACGGCATTTAACTTGCACAGTCGCCTCTGTTCGTATTATAATCTCCTTATCATAAGCATGTAGCTGTTACACCAAGTTTCCTAATCCTAAGGACATTTAAAGAATTCTGTTGTTTTAGGATTATAACCTAAGTGAACAGAAATCTTTATATGTTCTTAGGATTAGGAACTTGGTATaacagctacatgctgatgataAGGAAATTGTAAGACGCATAGAAAAGACTCTATACAAATGAAATGCCGTGGAAACGGCCATCATTTTCAACGTTGCTGCTCTCAGAGAAGATctcctccctaataataataataataataaaataataataataataataataataataataataataataaaagttaaataaaagacTAGAATGGAAGGCTGACTTATGAAGAACCttaataagaaataggaaaggggGAAGGCGAATGACCTTACCTGGAACATAGCCATCTTCTGCAGGAGAGGCCTTGGGACGGCGTCGTAGAAGCCCTTGGGTCCTTCCACTGTCTTCGCGAAGCTCGTTCCTTGAGGGTAGTGAATTATCGGGTTCTCCCCTGCCTTCCCGAATCTCTGTTTCAAAATGAGCGTAAAAGATTGTTTAGTTTCTTTGACGGGTCATGTGGACTTTGTTTcttgttaaaagtaaaaaaataaatagtctctctctctctctctctctctctctctctctctctctctctctctctctctctctctctctctctctgtatttatggAATTGCTAATATCCTGGTTGGCTGATCTGTTTTAGGTTAAGCCTGCATAACGAGacctttttaatttaattttattttctttctcttgagattCAAATTCCGCTCTGCTCATGAATGAGATGCGAGACTCAACAGCTAAAACTGAACTAGATCACCCGTCTCAGAGTTTACTTCCCATCTGAATGCTACAGTTACTGCATGTAtacaaaaatcaataaacatcCACGCTTCAGAGACACTGTTATCGAATTTACCTTATGGAGACGGATTAACTGCTGGGAATGTTTGTTTTCCTAAGATCTAAAAGCTCAAGTGTACTGGGGAAAATGAAGATAAGGAGGATAAGCGTTTCGTGTATTAGGTGACGGAGCTGAATGGATGGAAGAGTAAATTGGTGAGTAAAAAGGTGAGGAGTAGAGTGGGTTTGTGTGTACTGATCCGAATGCCGCAGTCAATGTGATCAAGACAAGTCAGTTCGAGGAGAAGGTAAATGAGAAAAGGACTGGGGTCAAAAATGCCGAATTGGAAGGATTTaatgagaaatgagttaaattcaATGACTGGCAACCCGAGACAACCAAGAGTTTGTAGCTGCCAGCACGAAGGAATGATCAAAATTCTAAAGATGTAAATACTGACATTTGAGATCAGAGTTTCATTGACTGAGCGAGACACTGAAGAATAGTTGCAGAGCAGAGACCATGAAATGGTAGCTGAATGCAGGAGCATGAATAAGGTTGCCAAGATGACGGTGAGAGAGGAAATAATGTGGATGGATGAAAATAAGGGATGAGTCTGACCCCTTAGGAGAGGAAAATAATGAGTTAAAGATgaaaatagagaagtgctgtcCGAAAAGAATTCAGTCCCGCACCGAGAGAGTGGCCATTTTCAGGAGACGTTCAGTATTGAGGATGAACGAGAGTCAGAGCTGAATGACGCCAGACTGGGATGGCCAATCTGAATTTTATGAAGCTTGTGGAAGTGATTGTTGAGGATATAAGCGGACAATTAAAAGGCTGAGGAATAGAAACGCACCAGGAACTGATGGGATTATGAAGGAAATGGTGCGCTGTCTAGCGATAGTGTCACTGAATGTCTTATCTTTGTGTGTAAAAGAGATCCAGTAAAACTATTAATAAACAAccatttctaaaaaaaagtaattcacgTGAATAATTCACTTACGGAATCACAGAAGAAAACTGGACAAAATAAATATCCTTGAGCATAATTTGATAACAAAGACTTAACACACGCACAgtggttatttatataaaacagaaaaaataacagtattattgatataattattgtGAATAGAAAATGTGTACCAATATCATCTTGTggaacacaaacaaataactctACGGTATCCACTTTCCAGTTTTAGAATGCCCTTCACTTGAGCATGCCGCAGTGGTTCTTGAACTTTTctttaccacgccccctctaggaGTGTGTCCTTCCCTCTACGGGCCCCCTGCATCTTTAGGGAGGGAGGTAGATAATTACAAATCATGGTCACCCCAACGAGTCTATCTAGAGTAGTAaactataggaaactaacgttaGAAGGTCATACGTTTGCATTTTTTCatgagttcctcactcttgttaaattaaattaagtatatcttagttttaccagatcactgagctgattaacagctctcctagggctggcccgaaggattagatatttttacgtggctaggaaccaattagtcacctagcaacgggacctacagcttattgtgggatccgaaccacactatatcgagaaatgaatttctatcaccagaaataaattcctctgattccgcgttggtagagccggaaatcgaacttcggaccaccggattgccagtcgagcgcgaaaaccactcgtctcctgttaagagaataatgaataaaattagggaacttttcatttttccctagggcttgcAACTCCACGAGAAATTGCTGAAGCCTCCCCAGTTTAAGAACCACCGGCACACACGAACTGATACGAAAAAAGCATTGTGTGGTTATGAGTTGTGTCTCTCATCTTCCCCGAGAGACCAGACTCCGGTTACTCCTGCGATTTTAACGACTTGTAAAATGAACCACAACGGAAGAGAAAATTGGTCCGAGAGAACTTGGCCAGGCCTGGGAAGAACGCGGGAAGAGAATCGAATGTTATAACTCGCCCGGCTCTTTCAGTTAGGGTTTAAGAGTTCTGGTAATAATCAGATGAATTATATTCATGAGTCAAACTCTATCAGTGGTCCCAGGTGGGACTGACTCACAATTGCCGATCTGTGTATTGCTGGTACGCAATTTCTACAGACAAGTCGTGAAACTAGCAAACAACAAACAAGCGGAAACCAAACAGAACAAACGTGAGGCACCTGTCATTCACTTGGGGCATCTTTCTTCCATAAGCTATGATATCCGTGcagtattacatacatacatacatactcattaatgatctacacacacacacaccacacacatatatatatatatataatatatatatatatataaatatatatatattatatatatatatatatatatatatatatatctatatatatatagtatatatatatatatatatatagatatatacatataaataaatatgtaaatgtgtatgtacgtatgtatgcatgtatatatatatatatatatatatatatatatatgtatatataatatatatacatatattatagaatctactggacatcataatttctacatatttcttgcacttggatctcaaggcttcgtagtgacaagcagATCCAAAATAAAGAAAGCGCGAAGATTTTGAGAAGTCGTgtggacattgtggctattaaaattacacacactcacacacacccacacccatacacccacacccatatatatatatatatatatatatatatatatatatattatatatattatatatatgggtgtgtgtatatacatcacATATGACATGATATCGAATGCATGCTGAAAGCATAAGAATTAGAAATATGAATGGATGGCAGCGATCTTTCAAAAACAGTTTTGTCTCTACTTGTTTGCGGTGAACAAGCATGAGCTATGTCAACCGAAATAGACCTTTGAGTTTGAGGAAGGAATCCAAGTATATCGACCTCAATCAATGTCCTGTTCCTTGATATAACAAAAGGGGCAATAAACTGACGACTGGTGAATCAGAAGGCTAAATAAATTCCTTCATCCTCACCGCCATCCCTAACCTAAGGGGTCGATTGCCTCAATGCATCTTTTTCAACTGTCGAAATGCGATTTTGGGAACTTTCTTAAATAGTGACCCCCGAGGGTTTTCGggtgtcgttatctaggactcatATTTCTTGGGGATCGTTATCTTGACGATATCtatagccttttgtttatgttcttacgGTCATCCCCAAGTGGGTTGTACTCGAcaagccgcaaaggtggatacataccgagttAATGCATTAACTTTAATATAATGTCAGCTTCAGGTGCCTCGGACGACATGGGAGAAGTAAAATTAATGTCTTCCATCTCCCGTATATGCTATCAGTTTAAAGCTTTGTCTCCTGAATACATTCACATTTCAGGGGGTCAGTAAGCAGGTCTGGGTATCATTATCAGGAAGATAAACTTTTGCTTGGTCATCGTTGGCTTGGTACCGAGGACACAGTGGGTATGAGAACCCTTGGTACACTTGCGAGCATAGTTAGGGTACAGTTcattggtcacacacacacacacacacacactcacacacacacacacacacacacacacacacacacacagggtatATCAGAATGATTCaaatttgttaataattattcTCCGTATTGTTACTGCTTTCTGTTTAAAATGTAAATGATTGCACTTACTGTACATTCGcaacaaacgcatatatatatatattatatatatatatttatatatatatatatatatatatatatatatatattatatatattatatatatatatatatatgcatgcatgtatgagtATATTTGTATAGGCAGACACACCCGAATGAGTGCACTTATGCATAAATTACGCAAAATGATCAAAGAccccattatttttcatttaataaccACGTCGCTTTGTCGCTGTCTTGCTCTTAAGAGCAAGAGGGAAAGGTGTGTTGGCTACATTGTATCAGTTGGATCGCCAAGTAAGGCTTCCCGAAAGTTGCCAAATTATGATATTCGAGTCACATTTATGTTGATTGTtgattttgtttatgcttttttttggctgctttttattttgaaacgagaaatgaaaactgaaattacCAAAAAGCTATCAGTCAACAAGAGATGAATAATAACTAACTATAAAATTTCAAGTCTTTTTAAATAACGTAAATTTAAATAAGAATATGATTATGCCATTAGTAGTattattttcacaaaaatattaatGCATTTGGTAATACTCTAATCCTTATTTATCATTATGACCTGCCACGCTTGATTGCCACGTACGCGCACTCACGTACTCGCACAGACACAGAcatacgctcacacacacacacacacacacacacacacacacacacatatatatatatatatatatataatatatatatatatatatatatataatatatatacaacagtatGATAAAGATCGATCTTAATGTTGTAGCTGCTTTTCTCTTAGTAATTAGAATTTATACTGAAAGGTTAGTTAGATACCATTCACAAGAACTGGCGACTGCAAATTTCAAAGAGAAATATAGGGTATGTGAATGAATTATAAGATGTTCACCGGAGAGATTCGATCGGGTTCAtctttaaaaatgtgaaaaaagtgGGACAAGAGCCATTTCCAAACAACTGTTGCTAGGAGGCATGACAGGTTTTACCAAATGCGCTGAGAGACGGTGTGAAAACGACTGAGTGTAGCCGCCCCTCAGTGACAATCAAATCAAACCTTCATAAGGATTCTATCTTGTAGGCGGTTTATTCATTGGTTACTTTTACTTACGCTGGGAATCTCCAGGGGTGATGGCGCCGACAGCCTGCCAGTGAAACTGTtgaatttgaatttcattttcgtttttttgaATCAAACTTCTACCTTAACTGGTATGACCGCAGTCGCTTTTAGGGCTCCTCGGtgattgctttttattttcaaaaggatCACAGTCGAGTGTTCACAGTTTCAGTCGATTCACTGTACTCTGCCACCTCAACTCAGCCTGTGCTCTGCCTGAGAGCgaagtgcgtgcgtgtgtgtgtgtgtgtgtgtgtgtgtgttcgcacgTAGACGAGAACCAGTTACTTGGTGCTTGTGCCTTTGTATGTATTTCTAGGTTGAAGAGGGGGTTGGGTCCTGTGGGGCAAGGGGATAAGGTCCGAAGGGCATCAGGGTTCATGGTGTACGAGAAGGTGGGGGTGAGGTGGGGTATGTGTTTCGCTTGttggggtgtgtgtttgtgtcgagGGGGATGGGGGGCTAAAGATGCTAATTTAAGTCGTTGCAAACGCTGCTTCAGCCGTCGTGCTTGAGTGTAGCGAGAGAGCAGTTCAGTTAAGCAGCTTTTGCTTCAGTGTAGCATCAGCTGAAGTAAGTCAGGGTGTCTTATCGTGGTATGATCTGCGCGAGCATATTGTACATAAGGgacaaaaataatgatgatagtttCTGTGCAGTTAAACTTAAGTTCATTGTGTTAGAGTTTGTGCAGGAATTTCCAAATTGTCTTCCAATACTTTATTAAAGTTCATCTTAATCCCTTGCTGTAGTTTAGAGGCTCAGAATGACCTTGGTTATTTCAGTAAAGTTCAGGTAAAACAATGAAAACTTGATAATTTGTGACAATAAACTAATATTTTGAGGATAAAACGCTATGACTATAAATTAAATCTTTATAATTTGGAGGACAAATGTTACAGGTACTGAATAACTACTTTTAGGTCATAGATGCAACTATATTCACAACAATTCTCGCTAATATAGTGTGTTCTTTGATAGAGACATTTATgcaacatttaaaattttttagcgCATAAGTAAAATTGTTATTGACTGCACTGGAGAAAAAGATTCAGAACACAACTACGTACCCAGCTGGATTTTGCGCAAATATCTATCGTTAAGATAAAGTAAAGATAAAGTAATCCTATGTTAAAAGGGCTTCAGTAACATCTGGTAATAAGTGTCATTCGAACTATATTCACAAAGGAGAAAATTTCCACTGGTAAAATGTCAAGCATGAGACTGTCTCTGCCAGCCCTGGCTATTGGTCTAGCGAGAAGTCGCGTATTTATCGTGGCTTATTAATAGATTGTTCTCCCTAgcaaacaatatattatattccGTTATGATGTGTTATAAAATTGAATGAAATCACGAAAAAGAAAGAACACTTTCTATGATTCGACATTTCACATTTAGCAACACAAAAAGTCGTTAAGCTAATATAATAAGACAaaatcttattcattgttgtcatgtcatttaatgaataataatgatcatgAAGGGAAAAACATAACCTGGAATTCAAcgtcaaaatatttacaaataaaataaagcataccAATAGATAGCAAATTGTGAAACAAAGGTTAAAGAGTGAATGTTATATAATCTCTTAATACACTTACGCAATAGTGTAGTTCTCTGTGAGGTGCAATTAAACTAAAAGTGCGCTGTTCTCAATAGACTACGTATTTGACCGCTCACCTGGTGGTTGAATCAAAAGTCAGCTTTACGAGAACTGGCACGGTTCCCAGGTTCAAAAGGGAATCTTAATGATACGCGAAATAACGGAGAATGATTTTCCAGTTGGGTGGCCATTGATataaatgtgataaatgataaccgggaaataaataacaataatgcttGTCATGAGGAAGCGATATGGGCTTATAGGAATTATGATAAATATCACTACCTAAGGTGCTTGTACAGATTAGGTGACCCCTATCAGATGGccaagaatatatacatacatactcacacacacacacacacccacatatatatatatatatatatatatatatatatatatatatatatatattatatatatatatatatatatatatatatatatatatatatatatatatattatatatatatacatatatgtgtgtgtgtgtttaaatgtgtgttgacacacacacacacatacacacatatatatattatatatattatatatgatatatatatatatatatatatatatatatatatatatatatatatatatatatacatgtatattatatatatacatacatatatatatatatatatatatatatatatatatgcatgtatatatattatatatatatacatacatatatatatatattatataatatatatatatatatatatatatatatatatatatatgtgtgtgtgtgtggtgtgtgtgtgtgtgtgtgcgtgtgcttgtgtAAGATCCTTCATTTGTGATTCACAAAATGTGCAGTCGTCCAGTGTGGGTTTCATACATGttttgaagaaatgaatgaaaaagtgtCTCAAGAATGATGTTATTACAGTGAGTTATATAT includes these proteins:
- the LOC135225759 gene encoding uncharacterized protein LOC135225759; the protein is MKFKFNSFTGRLSAPSPLEIPSRFGKAGENPIIHYPQGTSFAKTVEGPKGFYDAVPRPLLQKMAMFQVNNSLPVHIKGGPVDKILFGVTAFVCAVGLLECFRVYYVLSYPAPKEE